A stretch of Ipomoea triloba cultivar NCNSP0323 chromosome 13, ASM357664v1 DNA encodes these proteins:
- the LOC116002195 gene encoding SAC3 family protein C isoform X1: protein MAGRGQPRYTTRRGASSSSSSSAPPPRKFHSNSHRNVKPSTSHIPIQETPHNFKNNNPNSKGYKGPDIDEDDVRNLPSLVGTCSFMCPVEERETRERLRDLAVFERLNGDPSKSSPSLAVKKFCRTISIKNVQTSDLRPLPVLEQTLDYLFNLLHSTKRPFEVVHDFLFDRTRSIRQDLSMQNCSGDRVISMYERMVKFHIMSHHELRRCSDPNISSMLHLNMEQLKKALTTLFDLYEANRMSQFIHKNETEFHACYVLLHLRSECQGDSLSLWFRQVPLKIMKSKEMCFARRMLRYFRLGNYKRFIHTAESDASYLQYCIIEPYISEVRELAISSLNHGGYKLQPFPLADLSKLLMMKEWDMESFFRDYGLQILTDEEGNRCLFSKQALRVSPKDTLQKCYPLDSERFERYFFHGILFTPPTSQTLPPRFPQPLLIQQHQGFQV, encoded by the exons ATGGCGGGTCGGGGTCAACCCAGATACACAACCCGAAGAGGagcttcttcatcttcatcttcttcagcTCCCCCACCCCGCAAGTTCCACTCCAATTCCCACCGGAATGTCAAGCCTTCCACTTCCCACATCCCAATTCAAGAAACTCCTCACAACTTCAAGAACAACAATCCCAACTCAAAAGGCTACAAAGGCCCTGATATTGACGAAGATGACGTTCGCAATCTTCCCTCCTTAGTAGGAACCTGCTCGTTCATGTGCCCCG TTGAGGAGAGGGAAACCCGGGAAAGGCTGCGAGATTTAGCGGTTTTCGAGAGGCTAAATGGTGATCCAAGCAAATCATCACCTAGTCTAGCTGTTAAAAAG tTCTGCAGGACTATATCCATAAAGAATGTCCAAACATCTGATTTGCGGCCTCTACCAGTTCTGGAACAAACTCTTGACTATCTGTTTAACTTGTTGCATTCAACAAAACGCCCTTTTGAGGTGGTGCATGATTTCCTCTTTGATAGGACAAGATCCATAAGGCAGGACCTTAGCATGCAAAATTGCAGCGGTGACAGAGTGATATCTATGTATGAGAGAATG GTTAAATTTCATATCATGTCCCACCACGAGCTTCGAAGATGTAGCGATCCTAATATCTCTTCAATGTTACACCTTAACATGGAGCAGCTCAAGAAGGCTCTAACAACTTTATTTGACCTTTATGAGGCAAACCGAATGTCACAATTCATACacaaaaatgaaactgaattCCATGCATGTTATGTGCTTCTCCACCTCCGTTCTGAATGCCAA GGAGATTCGTTATCTTTGTGGTTTCGCCAAGTTCCTTTGAAAATTATGAAGTCAAAGGAAATGTGTTTTGCTCGGAGAATGTTGAG ATACTTCCGTTTGGGAAACTACAAAAGGTTTATCCATACTGCAGAGTCTGATGCATCATACTTGCAATATTGTATTATTGAACCCTACATCAGTGAG GTTCGAGAATTAGCTATTTCCTCTCTGAATCATGGAGGATACAAACTTCAACCTTTTCCCCTGGCAGACCTATCCAAACTCTTGATGATGAAG GAATGGGATATGGAATCTTTCTTTAGAGACTATGGTCTTCAAATCTTAACTGATGAAGAAGGAAATAGGTGTTTGTTTAGCAAGCAAGCACTTCGGGTCTCTCCCAAGGATACATTACAAAAGTGTTATCCTCTGGATTCAGAACGGTTTGAGAGGTATTTCTTTCATGGGATTTTATTTACTCCACCAACATCTCAAACCCTCCCTCCCCGCTTTCCCCAACCTCTCCTCATACAACAACATCAAGGGTTTcaagtttaa
- the LOC116002195 gene encoding SAC3 family protein C isoform X2, which translates to MAGRGQPRYTTRRGASSSSSSSAPPPRKFHSNSHRNVKPSTSHIPIQETPHNFKNNNPNSKGYKGPDIDEDDVRNLPSLVGTCSFMCPVEERETRERLRDLAVFERLNGDPSKSSPSLAVKKFCRTISIKNVQTSDLRPLPVLEQTLDYLFNLLHSTKRPFEVVHDFLFDRTRSIRQDLSMQNCSGDRVISMYERMVKFHIMSHHELRRCSDPNISSMLHLNMEQLKKALTTLFDLYEANRMSQFIHKNETEFHACYVLLHLRSECQGDSLSLWFRQVPLKIMKSKEMCFARRMLRYFRLGNYKRFIHTAESDASYLQYCIIEPYISEVRELAISSLNHGGYKLQPFPLADLSKLLMMKEWDMESFFRDYGLQILTDEEGNRCLFSKQALRVSPKDTLQKCYPLDSERFERAIVEL; encoded by the exons ATGGCGGGTCGGGGTCAACCCAGATACACAACCCGAAGAGGagcttcttcatcttcatcttcttcagcTCCCCCACCCCGCAAGTTCCACTCCAATTCCCACCGGAATGTCAAGCCTTCCACTTCCCACATCCCAATTCAAGAAACTCCTCACAACTTCAAGAACAACAATCCCAACTCAAAAGGCTACAAAGGCCCTGATATTGACGAAGATGACGTTCGCAATCTTCCCTCCTTAGTAGGAACCTGCTCGTTCATGTGCCCCG TTGAGGAGAGGGAAACCCGGGAAAGGCTGCGAGATTTAGCGGTTTTCGAGAGGCTAAATGGTGATCCAAGCAAATCATCACCTAGTCTAGCTGTTAAAAAG tTCTGCAGGACTATATCCATAAAGAATGTCCAAACATCTGATTTGCGGCCTCTACCAGTTCTGGAACAAACTCTTGACTATCTGTTTAACTTGTTGCATTCAACAAAACGCCCTTTTGAGGTGGTGCATGATTTCCTCTTTGATAGGACAAGATCCATAAGGCAGGACCTTAGCATGCAAAATTGCAGCGGTGACAGAGTGATATCTATGTATGAGAGAATG GTTAAATTTCATATCATGTCCCACCACGAGCTTCGAAGATGTAGCGATCCTAATATCTCTTCAATGTTACACCTTAACATGGAGCAGCTCAAGAAGGCTCTAACAACTTTATTTGACCTTTATGAGGCAAACCGAATGTCACAATTCATACacaaaaatgaaactgaattCCATGCATGTTATGTGCTTCTCCACCTCCGTTCTGAATGCCAA GGAGATTCGTTATCTTTGTGGTTTCGCCAAGTTCCTTTGAAAATTATGAAGTCAAAGGAAATGTGTTTTGCTCGGAGAATGTTGAG ATACTTCCGTTTGGGAAACTACAAAAGGTTTATCCATACTGCAGAGTCTGATGCATCATACTTGCAATATTGTATTATTGAACCCTACATCAGTGAG GTTCGAGAATTAGCTATTTCCTCTCTGAATCATGGAGGATACAAACTTCAACCTTTTCCCCTGGCAGACCTATCCAAACTCTTGATGATGAAG GAATGGGATATGGAATCTTTCTTTAGAGACTATGGTCTTCAAATCTTAACTGATGAAGAAGGAAATAGGTGTTTGTTTAGCAAGCAAGCACTTCGGGTCTCTCCCAAGGATACATTACAAAAGTGTTATCCTCTGGATTCAGAACGGTTTGAGAG GGCAATTGTTGAATTGTAA